Proteins encoded in a region of the Prochlorothrix hollandica PCC 9006 = CALU 1027 genome:
- a CDS encoding ferredoxin-thioredoxin reductase variable chain codes for MNVGDRVRVKTPVVVYHNPEQRNEACDIQGLEGEVVGLATEWKGKAISANFPIQVKFSPKFRAHLREDELELAD; via the coding sequence ATGAATGTTGGCGATCGTGTTCGAGTCAAAACTCCCGTAGTGGTCTATCACAACCCTGAGCAACGGAACGAAGCCTGTGATATCCAGGGACTGGAGGGGGAAGTGGTGGGATTGGCCACGGAATGGAAGGGCAAGGCCATCAGTGCCAACTTTCCGATTCAAGTTAAGTTTAGTCCTAAGTTCCGCGCCCATTTACGGGAGGATGAACTGGAACTGGCGGATTAG
- a CDS encoding aminotransferase class V-fold PLP-dependent enzyme, whose protein sequence is MPKPVLIFQPPTVLQTPEVDYGNHRSAFPALQNKRYFNYGGQGPLPWGSLGAIAKAYTQLQEIGPFSSAANGWGQTIAQQLRIQMAGEFSVHPDTITLTENVSVGCNIALWGLPWQAGDHILLTDCEHPGIVAVIQELQRRFDLRVSTVALLPLLNSGDPVQAILKGLQNNTRLVVLSHVLWNTGHVLPLREIVQGCQKAESGRYPVRLLVDAAQSVGSQALNLQDLGVDFYAFTGHKWWCGPEGVGGLYVRPGVRDELQPTFAAWRGIVEDESGTPTGWKDNGQRYEVATSAYPLYAGLLESLRVHQAWGSASQRYERLRSLGQSLWQQLQTIPGITCLQDLPPTTGIVSFQVADRDPQDLVQYLEAQQILVRKIRNPACVRACTHYLTTEEEVAQLVAAVQSFVGIPG, encoded by the coding sequence GTGCCTAAGCCCGTGTTGATCTTCCAACCCCCCACTGTGCTCCAGACTCCCGAAGTCGATTATGGGAACCACCGTTCCGCCTTCCCCGCCCTCCAGAATAAGCGTTATTTCAACTATGGTGGCCAAGGACCCCTGCCTTGGGGCAGTTTGGGGGCGATCGCCAAAGCCTACACCCAACTCCAGGAAATCGGTCCCTTTTCCAGCGCCGCCAATGGCTGGGGCCAAACCATTGCCCAGCAACTGCGCATTCAAATGGCTGGGGAATTCAGCGTCCATCCCGACACCATCACCCTGACGGAAAACGTCTCCGTGGGCTGCAACATTGCCCTCTGGGGACTGCCGTGGCAAGCGGGGGATCACATTTTGCTGACGGACTGCGAACATCCCGGCATCGTGGCCGTGATCCAAGAGCTACAGCGGCGCTTTGATCTGCGGGTCTCCACCGTGGCCCTGTTGCCCCTGCTCAACAGCGGGGATCCGGTGCAGGCCATCCTCAAGGGTCTCCAGAACAACACGCGGCTGGTGGTGTTGAGCCATGTGCTGTGGAACACGGGCCATGTGTTGCCCCTGCGGGAAATTGTCCAAGGCTGCCAGAAAGCAGAATCCGGGCGCTACCCCGTGCGCCTGTTGGTGGATGCCGCCCAATCCGTGGGATCCCAAGCCCTCAACCTTCAGGATCTGGGGGTGGATTTCTATGCCTTTACGGGCCACAAATGGTGGTGCGGACCGGAGGGGGTGGGGGGGCTGTATGTGCGCCCTGGGGTTCGGGATGAACTGCAACCCACCTTTGCCGCATGGCGGGGCATCGTGGAGGATGAATCGGGGACACCCACAGGCTGGAAAGACAATGGCCAACGCTATGAAGTGGCCACCTCCGCCTATCCCCTCTATGCCGGATTGCTGGAGTCCTTGCGGGTGCATCAGGCTTGGGGCAGCGCCAGCCAACGCTATGAGCGCCTGCGATCCCTGGGCCAGTCCCTCTGGCAGCAGTTGCAGACCATTCCGGGGATCACCTGTCTCCAGGACTTGCCCCCCACCACGGGCATTGTCTCGTTTCAGGTGGCCGATCGCGATCCCCAGGATCTGGTGCAATACCTGGAAGCCCAACAGATTTTGGTGCGCAAGATTCGCAATCCGGCCTGTGTGCGGGCTTGTACCCACTATTTGACCACCGAAGAGGAGGTGGCCCAGTTGGTGGCGGCGGTGCAATCCTTCGTTGGGATCCCTGGGTAG